DNA from Thermoplasmatales archaeon:
GTTGGATATGTAAAGAAAAGAGATAACATGCGCAGAATAGGAGGTTGGGGATGGGCAATAGGCGATTTTTCGGCTGCTATATGGATTGTCAAAAAAGGGATCGAGGTAGCAATGTTTGAAGAAGATTCGGGCGAAAAAGATCGATTAATCTCTAAAAGGTTAAACACTTTTTTTGGGTGTAGCTTAAGGGAATTAGTATGGAAAGTTGAAACGAAAACAATACCAAAGGATAAACTATCAAGTTTTGCTCCAGAATTAGCAAAATTAGCTAGTGAAGGCTACCCACCAGCTTTTTATATATTCAAGAAGTCAGCCGAATATATATCATCACTCACTAACGAAATAATTAACGAGTTTAGGGAGGAAGAGATAGAAGTATCACTAGTGGGTGGTACAATGCTTGCCGGAGATTTTTATTTAAATCTTCTAAAAAAGAATATGACACACAAATTTCAAACCTTTTTTGGTTATCAGGTAGTAATTGGTGCCCTAATCTACGCGCTGAGAAAATTTGATTCTGGATTGAGAGAAAGTCTCGCCAAGCAATTAGATACTATCTTATTAGCTGTCCCACAAAAAAAACTTCAAGAGTACCTTAAATTCTAGCTCTTTTTCGGTATTTGTTATTTTTTTTTGATCTCTAACCGATACCGATTCTTATTGGTACCCTTCAGGAATATCCTGCCCAATAACCAGGATATCGAAAATTTATTTTCCACACTTTGCACTTTAACGCGTTTATACATGACAACTTAAGTTACTACGCATATGTTTCTTAGTTCTTTGTTGGGTTTGAGATGTCTGTTGAATTCATCTGAAAGTGCAGTCCTTAGGTTGCTCAATAACTGGAAATACCTGTTGTGTGTTGCGTGCTTTTTTACGAGCGTCAATACCCGTTCTATTGGAGTCAACTCCGGTGAATCCGGGCCAGGAAAGAGCAGATCAATACCGGCGAGGTATGCATAATCAGTAATTAAACTGGCATGGTGGTACAGTGCGTTGTCAAGGACAAATATACAGTCCGGGAATCTTTTGCGATCCAGGGAGAGGAACTCCAGGAGTGTTAATGCATTGTACTTTTCCGTGATCTCCGACAGGGGACTGCCATCGCTTATCCTCACTGCACCGAATACACTTATTCCTTTTCTGTTTGGTTCATGCAGTACTATAGGATCTGCGTCTTCGGGCGGATACCATGCCCTTATCCTGCTTCCATGCTGGTAGAAATGGCATTCGTCAAAAAAAGCGACTTTCCTTCAAGAAGAAGAGCTACTATTTTTTTCTAAAAGACTCTCTCTTGACATCATCACCTTTTGCGATTACAGGTTTGGGTTTTCTTAGTCGAAAACCTAACTTTCAA
Protein-coding regions in this window:
- a CDS encoding N-acetylglucosamine kinase — translated: MILALDGGSTKTLAVVMDEKSLELKGVGLGGSANYTTGSPKHASIEMENAIKGALNMSHIKLSEIKKRIFAIAGIGDSLDATNQGRSIVNDLIGDNFEVMNDGISAYYLGNLNHDGIVFAPGTGSVGYVKKRDNMRRIGGWGWAIGDFSAAIWIVKKGIEVAMFEEDSGEKDRLISKRLNTFFGCSLRELVWKVETKTIPKDKLSSFAPELAKLASEGYPPAFYIFKKSAEYISSLTNEIINEFREEEIEVSLVGGTMLAGDFYLNLLKKNMTHKFQTFFGYQVVIGALIYALRKFDSGLRESLAKQLDTILLAVPQKKLQEYLKF
- a CDS encoding transposase, coding for MRAWYPPEDADPIVLHEPNRKGISVFGAVRISDGSPLSEITEKYNALTLLEFLSLDRKRFPDCIFVLDNALYHHASLITDYAYLAGIDLLFPGPDSPELTPIERVLTLVKKHATHNRYFQLLSNLRTALSDEFNRHLKPNKELRNICVVT